One segment of Nitrospirota bacterium DNA contains the following:
- a CDS encoding porin — MKKSFMFMSFMIMAVSIALLSIPVKASAADLQVKWFGYSQITVEGGDGVKKDESDPRIGADRVRIGYNAKLGNVFSKLQIDFNKAGLKTEETTTIADPDNPSNTLDFTPALLTSASNTNILPNIIKDAEVGYKFNNSASVKVGMFKTPVGMDFNVSGKKLDITKRGMEKALVLERSLGIMASGRNIAGGFGYDIGYFNPTTRSAAVSGGTPGDDKAYAVRGMYDMGKMLHVEASYGKSEKANGNYYTGEDYTVLDVGASYKMQGATIKAEYIDGKNVKGVDGKDQAVWYLHAGYQFTPMYETVVRYYQGNDDLSDTSLSNTFIGLNVYLNPAKKYNSRIQLNYVLASGDTDTWAGLGGYKDDAILAQYQVAF, encoded by the coding sequence TCTTTTATGTTTATGAGTTTCATGATTATGGCTGTTTCCATTGCACTGCTGTCCATACCCGTGAAGGCCTCTGCAGCCGACCTGCAGGTCAAGTGGTTCGGTTATTCACAGATTACGGTTGAAGGTGGTGACGGTGTAAAGAAGGACGAGAGTGATCCGAGGATAGGCGCCGACAGGGTTCGTATCGGCTACAATGCAAAGCTGGGCAATGTCTTCAGCAAGCTGCAGATTGATTTTAACAAGGCTGGTCTTAAGACTGAAGAAACTACTACAATCGCAGATCCTGACAATCCTAGTAATACACTTGACTTTACACCTGCTCTTCTTACCTCAGCCAGCAATACGAACATCCTGCCGAATATCATCAAGGATGCGGAGGTTGGTTACAAGTTCAATAATTCCGCATCTGTCAAGGTCGGAATGTTCAAAACCCCTGTGGGTATGGACTTCAATGTATCGGGTAAGAAGCTGGATATCACAAAGCGCGGTATGGAGAAGGCCCTTGTGCTTGAGCGTTCCCTTGGCATTATGGCGAGTGGCCGTAATATTGCCGGTGGATTCGGTTATGACATAGGCTACTTCAATCCGACAACCCGCAGTGCGGCAGTGAGCGGTGGTACACCCGGTGATGACAAGGCATATGCCGTGCGTGGTATGTACGATATGGGCAAGATGCTCCATGTTGAAGCATCCTACGGTAAGAGTGAGAAGGCAAATGGTAACTACTATACAGGAGAGGATTACACTGTCCTGGATGTTGGTGCCTCCTACAAGATGCAGGGAGCCACGATTAAGGCCGAATACATCGACGGCAAGAATGTAAAGGGTGTGGATGGAAAAGACCAGGCCGTATGGTATCTGCATGCAGGTTACCAGTTCACCCCAATGTATGAGACAGTGGTCAGGTATTATCAGGGAAATGACGATCTCAGTGATACCAGTCTCAGCAATACCTTCATTGGCCTGAATGTCTACCTGAATCCGGCAAAGAAGTATAACTCACGTATTCAGTTG